Proteins encoded in a region of the Fusobacterium sp. DD2 genome:
- a CDS encoding phosphoadenosine phosphosulfate reductase family protein — protein sequence MEKHVVSFSGGKDSTAMLLIMLKKGMKIDEIIFIDTGMEFPEMYEHIKQVEKYIKRKITVLKSEKSFEYYMFEHVKTKGKNKGQKGYSWPDFRNRWCTQALKKQIIKNYLKTKYKGFNIIEYHGIAADETKRLQKNKEKNIRYPLNEWSMTEADALNYCYSKGFTWNGLYKKLGRVSCWCCPLKSLKELEVLYRYYPEKWELLKKWQSQTYRQFRVDYTLEELEKRFNEEQLEIF from the coding sequence ATGGAAAAACATGTGGTAAGTTTCAGCGGTGGAAAAGATTCCACTGCGATGTTACTAATAATGCTGAAGAAAGGCATGAAAATCGATGAAATTATATTCATCGATACTGGGATGGAGTTCCCAGAGATGTATGAGCATATAAAACAAGTAGAAAAATATATAAAAAGAAAAATTACGGTTTTAAAATCTGAAAAATCTTTTGAATATTATATGTTTGAGCATGTAAAAACAAAAGGGAAAAATAAAGGTCAAAAAGGTTATTCATGGCCTGACTTTAGAAATCGGTGGTGCACTCAGGCACTGAAAAAACAAATTATAAAAAATTATTTAAAGACAAAATATAAAGGTTTCAACATAATAGAATATCATGGAATTGCTGCTGATGAAACAAAAAGGTTACAAAAGAATAAAGAAAAAAATATTAGATACCCGTTAAATGAATGGAGCATGACTGAGGCTGATGCCTTAAATTACTGTTACAGCAAAGGATTTACCTGGAATGGATTATATAAAAAACTTGGTCGAGTCTCATGCTGGTGTTGCCCTTTAAAATCTCTTAAAGAATTGGAAGTACTTTATAGGTACTATCCGGAAAAATGGGAGTTGTTGAAAAAGTGGCAATCACAAACATACAGACAATTCCGGGTAGATTATACCCTGGAAGAATTGGAAAAGAGGTTTAATGAAGAACAATT
- a CDS encoding recombinase RecT — protein sequence MAETKVAKNSLKGAVTTERKERTIFDVVKAGEKQFAAALPKHINSERFTRIAITTIRQNPKLAQCTQESLLGALMTSAQLGLEPGILGQCYLIPYGRECQFQISYKGMIELLRRSGQLKDIYAYSVYSNDEFEMVYGLRRDLKHKPKLDADRGEMIGCYCVAILKDDTTAFEFMTKQEIEAHGKKFSKTYNNGPWKTDFEAMAHKTVVKKLLKWLPVSVEFLENVAKDEKTFVADNNNMNEVKEAETVDDNQIDVIDAETGEVIENPTAEDLKTLLMIAEGNKLDIVKIAKEQYNITNLEQMTIQQYEELKQIAINGK from the coding sequence ATGGCAGAAACTAAAGTAGCAAAGAACAGCCTTAAAGGAGCTGTTACAACTGAAAGAAAAGAGAGAACAATATTTGACGTAGTAAAGGCAGGAGAAAAGCAGTTCGCTGCTGCACTTCCTAAACACATTAACAGTGAGAGATTTACAAGAATAGCAATAACAACAATAAGACAGAATCCTAAGCTGGCACAATGCACACAAGAGAGCTTGCTCGGAGCATTAATGACTTCGGCTCAGCTAGGACTTGAACCTGGAATTTTAGGTCAATGTTATCTTATTCCATATGGAAGAGAATGCCAATTTCAAATCAGTTACAAGGGTATGATAGAGCTTTTAAGAAGAAGTGGACAACTTAAGGATATATATGCTTACAGTGTTTATTCTAATGATGAATTTGAAATGGTGTATGGATTAAGAAGAGATTTAAAACATAAACCAAAACTAGATGCAGACAGAGGAGAAATGATTGGATGCTATTGTGTAGCTATTTTAAAGGATGATACAACAGCCTTTGAATTTATGACTAAACAAGAAATTGAAGCACATGGGAAAAAGTTCAGTAAAACTTATAATAACGGACCTTGGAAAACTGACTTTGAGGCTATGGCACATAAAACAGTGGTTAAAAAGTTATTGAAATGGCTTCCAGTTAGTGTCGAGTTCCTTGAAAATGTTGCAAAAGATGAAAAGACTTTTGTGGCTGATAACAATAACATGAATGAAGTTAAGGAAGCTGAAACAGTAGATGATAACCAAATTGATGTAATAGACGCAGAGACTGGAGAAGTAATTGAAAATCCAACTGCTGAGGATCTAAAAACTCTTTTGATGATAGCTGAAGGAAATAAGCTTGATATAGTAAAAATTGCTAAGGAGCAGTATAACATTACTAACCTGGAGCAAATGACCATTCAACAATACGAAGAACTAAAACAGATAGCAATCAACGGAAAATAA
- a CDS encoding class I SAM-dependent methyltransferase, whose product MKKILDVCCGSKMFWFDKNRDDTVYMDNRDFEDTLCDGRKLEIKPDIIGDFRNIPFSDKTFRLVVFDPPHLLKVGSNSWLAKKYGQLNENWKEDLRQGFKECFRVLKEDGILIFKWNEEQIKLAEILKLTDRKALFGNKRAKTHWLVFIKD is encoded by the coding sequence ATGAAAAAAATATTAGATGTATGTTGTGGGTCAAAAATGTTTTGGTTTGATAAAAATAGAGATGATACAGTGTATATGGATAATAGAGATTTTGAAGATACATTATGTGATGGAAGAAAACTTGAAATTAAACCAGATATTATAGGAGATTTTAGAAATATCCCATTTTCAGACAAGACTTTTAGATTAGTTGTATTTGACCCTCCACATTTATTAAAAGTTGGTAGCAATAGTTGGTTGGCTAAAAAATATGGCCAATTAAATGAAAATTGGAAAGAAGATCTAAGACAAGGATTTAAAGAATGCTTTAGAGTTTTGAAAGAAGATGGAATTCTAATATTCAAATGGAATGAAGAGCAAATAAAACTGGCCGAGATTTTAAAATTAACAGATAGAAAAGCACTATTTGGAAATAAAAGAGCTAAAACTCACTGGCTTGTATTTATAAAAGATTAA
- a CDS encoding lambda-exonuclease family protein, with protein MTVKELREVAKELGLKGYSRLRKAELEELINKTKEEKEELTLSDVEKIVPPIVDIYSYENEEKWHELRALGIGGSDIGALLGVNKWKSAIDVYLDKTQGNKGIDNRFTHFGHKLEKVVFEEFAERHQELKCYTVPYTIKRGVCVANVDGMIYDPARDRYGVLELKTTSEYNKSEWEGETVPQSYYAQVQHYLFVTGLSYAYIACLIGGNDYREFYIERDLDDAELIKNTATNFWNNHVMKSIPPMLDGSDSYSKYLLERAEKENDEIIELDDLTDKASEYKDLKEQIAALEKELKLKEQEILLEMNNKSCKKAKAGAYKFTIVTTNRKSVDKKALERDHGDLIEQVKTLEEQYTTIKSSSYLKITTSK; from the coding sequence ATGACAGTTAAGGAACTTAGAGAAGTAGCAAAAGAACTTGGATTAAAAGGTTATAGTAGATTAAGAAAAGCAGAATTAGAAGAACTAATCAATAAAACTAAAGAAGAAAAAGAAGAACTTACTTTATCAGATGTAGAAAAAATAGTGCCACCAATAGTTGATATTTACTCATATGAAAATGAAGAAAAATGGCATGAGCTGAGAGCATTAGGAATAGGTGGTAGTGATATAGGTGCTTTATTAGGTGTTAATAAATGGAAGAGTGCAATAGATGTATATCTCGATAAAACACAAGGTAATAAAGGTATTGATAACAGATTTACTCACTTTGGTCATAAGCTGGAAAAAGTTGTTTTTGAAGAGTTTGCTGAGAGACATCAAGAACTAAAATGTTATACAGTTCCTTACACAATAAAACGAGGTGTCTGTGTGGCTAATGTGGATGGAATGATATATGACCCAGCAAGAGATAGATATGGAGTGTTAGAACTAAAGACAACAAGTGAATACAATAAATCAGAATGGGAAGGAGAGACAGTCCCCCAGTCATATTATGCTCAGGTACAACACTATCTATTCGTGACAGGATTATCTTATGCATACATTGCTTGTCTGATAGGTGGAAATGATTATAGAGAATTCTACATTGAAAGAGATCTTGATGATGCTGAGCTTATAAAAAATACAGCAACTAACTTCTGGAATAATCATGTTATGAAATCAATTCCACCAATGTTAGATGGCTCTGATAGTTATTCAAAGTATTTACTTGAAAGAGCTGAAAAAGAGAATGACGAGATTATTGAGCTTGATGACCTAACTGATAAGGCTTCCGAGTATAAGGACTTAAAGGAACAAATAGCAGCCTTGGAAAAGGAACTAAAACTTAAAGAACAAGAGATACTTCTTGAAATGAATAATAAATCTTGCAAGAAAGCCAAAGCTGGAGCTTATAAATTCACAATAGTGACTACCAATAGAAAGTCAGTTGATAAAAAGGCATTAGAAAGGGATCACGGAGATTTAATAGAGCAGGTTAAGACATTAGAAGAACAGTATACGACAATAAAGTCATCAAGTTATCTTAAAATAACAACTTCTAAATAG
- a CDS encoding S24 family peptidase has protein sequence MEEQKEVAKYIENFMQKTQYKLEVIANMTGASLSSVGHYKTGKRTPKDDFIDKFIEVFNLDREESEKLKLAVALDRTPDEIKKKLESIPNIKKIDDSLIRIPVMAVASAGNGCLNFSESTKSIMIRKNGFDDNCYLIEVSGNSMEPLIQDGAYIVVDPREIDIVDGKIYVLDLDGQTYIKKVVKNEQLKMIILKSINPQYDDIYVTEEMLERFSIKGRAVKFILEGKL, from the coding sequence ATGGAAGAACAAAAAGAAGTAGCTAAATACATAGAAAACTTTATGCAAAAGACACAGTATAAGCTTGAAGTAATAGCTAATATGACAGGAGCTTCATTATCTTCTGTTGGACATTATAAAACAGGAAAAAGAACACCTAAAGATGACTTTATAGATAAGTTTATAGAAGTCTTTAATTTAGATAGAGAAGAAAGTGAAAAATTAAAACTGGCTGTTGCATTAGATAGGACACCAGATGAAATAAAAAAGAAACTAGAAAGTATTCCTAATATAAAAAAAATAGATGATTCTTTAATACGTATTCCAGTCATGGCAGTTGCATCTGCTGGAAATGGTTGCCTTAATTTTTCAGAAAGCACTAAATCAATTATGATAAGAAAAAATGGTTTTGATGATAACTGTTACCTGATAGAAGTTTCAGGTAACTCAATGGAACCTCTTATCCAGGATGGAGCTTATATTGTTGTTGATCCTCGTGAAATAGATATCGTAGATGGGAAAATATATGTATTAGATCTTGATGGTCAGACATATATTAAAAAGGTAGTGAAGAATGAACAGCTAAAAATGATTATATTGAAGAGTATAAATCCTCAGTATGATGATATTTATGTAACTGAAGAGATGCTGGAGAGATTCAGTATAAAGGGTAGAGCTGTTAAATTTATATTAGAGGGGAAGTTGTAA
- a CDS encoding SHOCT domain-containing protein, whose product MFGFGKKEKCSICNTEVTKKKLADGYICNKCIAACGNYIDITKGTEIYSKDEIEYFIKKAKQDQEDISKFKATRKVGKYIEFDDDKKKFLIPKKMFIPALIYDYNEISEFELIEDGETVSKGGLGRAIVGGALLGGVGAIVGGVTGGKKTKTIIKNLAIKIVVSRKSNPVITIPLLIAETKKDSFVYRAAKQEADEILAILGNITKSDTKEEVVESHEISVTDEIRKYKILLDEGILTQEEFEAKKKQLLGI is encoded by the coding sequence ATGTTTGGATTTGGAAAAAAAGAGAAGTGCTCAATTTGTAACACAGAAGTAACAAAAAAGAAGTTGGCAGATGGTTATATATGCAATAAATGTATAGCTGCATGTGGAAATTATATCGATATAACAAAAGGAACAGAAATATATTCTAAAGATGAGATAGAATATTTCATAAAGAAAGCGAAACAAGATCAGGAAGATATATCTAAGTTTAAAGCTACAAGAAAAGTTGGAAAATATATAGAATTTGATGATGATAAAAAGAAATTTTTAATACCTAAAAAAATGTTTATTCCAGCTCTCATTTATGACTATAATGAAATTTCAGAATTTGAGTTGATAGAAGATGGAGAAACTGTTTCAAAGGGTGGACTTGGTAGGGCAATTGTAGGTGGAGCTCTATTGGGAGGAGTTGGAGCTATTGTAGGTGGAGTGACTGGAGGTAAAAAAACAAAAACTATTATTAAAAATTTAGCAATTAAAATAGTTGTGAGTAGAAAGTCTAATCCAGTTATAACAATTCCATTATTAATCGCTGAAACCAAGAAAGATTCTTTTGTATACAGAGCAGCAAAACAAGAAGCAGATGAGATTTTAGCTATTTTAGGGAATATAACAAAATCTGATACAAAAGAAGAAGTTGTTGAATCACATGAAATATCTGTAACTGATGAAATTCGTAAATATAAAATATTACTTGATGAAGGGATATTAACTCAAGAAGAGTTTGAAGCTAAGAAAAAACAACTATTAGGAATATAA
- a CDS encoding XRE family transcriptional regulator: MKILRILEEKKKKKEIKYIDIAVALNITKQCFYWHLKNLKKGRISFSVEQIKKICQFLNEDISNFFE, encoded by the coding sequence TTGAAAATTTTAAGAATACTTGAAGAAAAAAAGAAAAAGAAAGAAATTAAATATATAGATATAGCAGTAGCATTAAATATTACTAAACAATGTTTTTATTGGCATTTAAAGAATTTGAAAAAAGGGAGAATTAGTTTTTCAGTTGAACAAATAAAAAAAATATGTCAGTTTTTGAATGAAGATATTTCAAATTTTTTTGAATAA
- a CDS encoding YjcQ family protein translates to MKNYFVSMYQVLKLIDYCSSQDKFNYSLFSSEKLGITDKELQIILSNALDERLITGIKIFPGMSGFKSINAHLTTAGYQFLEENSMMKKAYKTLKEIKGWIPGI, encoded by the coding sequence TTGAAAAATTATTTTGTTTCCATGTATCAGGTTTTAAAACTTATTGATTATTGTTCCTCACAGGACAAATTTAATTACTCTCTTTTTTCATCTGAAAAACTTGGTATCACTGACAAAGAACTACAAATCATCTTATCCAATGCTTTGGATGAAAGATTAATCACTGGAATTAAGATCTTTCCAGGTATGAGTGGTTTCAAATCTATTAATGCTCATTTAACAACTGCTGGATACCAATTTTTAGAAGAAAATTCAATGATGAAAAAAGCATACAAAACCTTGAAAGAAATCAAAGGTTGGATACCAGGCATTTAA
- a CDS encoding replication initiator protein A: protein MRTMTSTDLENLDYYQVPKWLMRMFLSGEITAGGFKTYTLMYNRLRISAKNGWVNAEGEVYIKYSYNEMVSDLKCNSKTTVSNNIKELLKLGMIVQKKKFNASSCYFLTVYDGEKITNNESTKDYTSTEDCTTTKNCTTISTEDCTYTSTENCTHSSTENLYASNNNRVRITKSKNNFSKNNIGDQLQNENIGSDLKEKIIEYIAYRKEIKKPIKTYKVISGIISRIGKDFKDEKHLILSIDYSMSNQWQGVFPAVIKQQNNIQKESIAQKYLKNKRLM from the coding sequence ATGAGAACTATGACAAGTACTGATTTAGAAAATCTTGACTATTATCAAGTGCCGAAATGGTTAATGAGGATGTTTCTTTCTGGGGAAATAACAGCAGGAGGATTTAAAACTTACACTTTAATGTATAACAGATTAAGAATATCTGCTAAAAATGGCTGGGTTAATGCTGAAGGAGAAGTTTATATCAAATATTCTTATAATGAAATGGTAAGTGATTTGAAGTGTAATAGCAAAACTACAGTTTCTAATAATATCAAAGAACTATTAAAATTAGGTATGATAGTACAGAAGAAAAAATTTAATGCAAGTAGTTGTTATTTTTTAACTGTTTATGACGGTGAAAAAATTACTAATAATGAAAGTACAAAAGATTATACTAGTACAGAAGATTGTACTACTACAAAAAATTGTACTACCATTAGTACAGAAGATTGTACTTACACTAGTACAGAAAACTGTACTCACAGTAGTACAGAAAACTTGTACGCTAGTAATAACAACAGAGTAAGAATAACTAAGAGTAAGAATAACTTTAGTAAAAACAACATAGGGGACCAATTACAAAATGAAAACATAGGTTCTGATTTGAAAGAAAAAATAATTGAATACATAGCATACAGAAAAGAAATTAAAAAACCAATTAAAACTTACAAGGTAATATCTGGAATTATAAGCAGAATTGGGAAAGACTTTAAGGATGAGAAACACTTGATACTTAGCATAGATTATTCTATGTCTAATCAATGGCAAGGAGTATTTCCTGCAGTTATCAAACAACAAAACAATATACAAAAGGAAAGCATAGCTCAAAAATATTTAAAAAATAAGAGGTTGATGTAA
- a CDS encoding DUF6475 domain-containing protein, whose protein sequence is MTMDIFMQGIVLIETVVQASKGDKYSPFTEQQLTVYKTLLDDIPDDMFVIGITNLLKSRVYANLPTPAEIREFCLGMKDNQIQVRVLEAQNKIKKAIGTVGTYNSVAFDDPIIHLAIRDLGGWVKLGTMQIDDFENYLKWDFPKIYKAYASRKNSEIPTRFVGVGRDERNIVYIGNEERAKKWILAYENKQLGYANSYENVDKLALKEEYEKKQREFLEWMA, encoded by the coding sequence ATGACAATGGATATTTTTATGCAGGGAATAGTATTGATTGAGACTGTTGTACAAGCTAGTAAAGGAGATAAATATAGCCCATTCACAGAACAACAGTTAACAGTATATAAAACATTACTTGATGATATACCTGATGATATGTTCGTTATAGGCATAACAAATCTTTTAAAATCAAGAGTTTATGCTAATTTACCTACACCTGCTGAAATTAGAGAATTTTGTCTTGGAATGAAAGATAATCAGATTCAGGTCAGAGTTTTAGAAGCACAAAATAAAATAAAAAAAGCTATTGGGACTGTTGGAACATATAATTCAGTCGCTTTTGATGATCCTATAATCCATTTAGCGATTAGAGATTTAGGTGGTTGGGTAAAGCTTGGAACTATGCAAATAGATGATTTTGAAAATTATCTAAAATGGGATTTCCCAAAAATCTATAAAGCATATGCTAGTCGTAAAAATTCGGAAATTCCGACAAGATTTGTCGGAGTCGGAAGAGATGAACGAAATATTGTGTACATTGGGAATGAGGAAAGAGCTAAAAAGTGGATCCTAGCTTATGAAAATAAGCAACTTGGATATGCTAATTCTTATGAAAATGTTGATAAATTAGCTTTGAAGGAAGAGTATGAGAAAAAGCAAAGAGAATTTCTTGAATGGATGGCTTAA
- a CDS encoding AbrB/MazE/SpoVT family DNA-binding domain-containing protein, with amino-acid sequence MEKRELTISFSKSGAGNFSPRITLPKKWIDKMEISQEQRQVEVIFNEDTKEIIIKKK; translated from the coding sequence ATGGAAAAAAGAGAGCTTACAATTTCTTTTAGTAAAAGTGGAGCTGGTAATTTCTCGCCTAGAATAACTTTGCCAAAAAAATGGATTGATAAAATGGAAATTTCTCAAGAACAAAGACAAGTAGAAGTTATTTTTAACGAGGATACCAAAGAAATAATTATTAAAAAGAAATAA
- a CDS encoding phage regulatory protein/antirepressor Ant produces the protein MNELTVIVENVNGILVTTSNRVAEELGVQHKHLLEKIDVYVNKFSSAETSAQFYIPSNYKDRSGKANRNYLITKKGIAQLIGGYSAAVPKAFDLNVAYINRFEEMEKQLQGQFKVPTSFKEALQLALEQQEKIEAMALENKIKNQQIAELKPKGTYYDLVLQCKNLLSITVIAKDYGKSGQWLNEKLHELGVQYKQGNVWLLYQKYADKGYTQSKTQPITRSTGLDVVLHTYWTQKGRLFIYELLKSVGILPNIEKENVA, from the coding sequence ATGAATGAATTAACAGTAATAGTGGAAAATGTAAATGGGATTTTAGTTACAACAAGTAATAGAGTGGCAGAAGAATTAGGTGTTCAACATAAACATTTACTAGAGAAAATTGATGTTTATGTTAATAAATTTAGCTCAGCCGAAACTTCGGCTCAGTTCTATATCCCTAGTAATTACAAAGATAGAAGTGGGAAAGCAAACAGAAACTATTTAATCACTAAAAAAGGAATAGCACAACTGATAGGTGGATATAGTGCAGCAGTCCCAAAAGCATTTGATTTGAATGTGGCTTATATCAATCGGTTTGAAGAGATGGAAAAACAACTTCAAGGACAGTTCAAAGTTCCAACTAGCTTTAAAGAAGCATTACAACTTGCACTAGAACAACAGGAAAAAATAGAAGCTATGGCATTAGAGAATAAAATAAAAAATCAACAGATAGCAGAGTTAAAACCTAAGGGAACTTATTATGACTTAGTTCTGCAATGTAAAAACTTACTTAGTATTACAGTAATAGCTAAAGACTATGGGAAAAGTGGTCAATGGTTAAATGAAAAATTGCATGAATTAGGGGTTCAATATAAGCAAGGGAACGTCTGGCTATTGTATCAAAAATATGCAGATAAAGGATACACACAAAGTAAAACTCAACCAATAACAAGAAGTACAGGACTGGATGTAGTACTTCATACATATTGGACACAAAAAGGAAGATTGTTCATCTATGAACTTCTGAAGAGTGTTGGAATTTTACCCAATATAGAAAAGGAAAACGTAGCATAA
- a CDS encoding type II toxin-antitoxin system antitoxin SocA domain-containing protein, with protein sequence MYSIFCIANWFLSKEAMTPKKLQKLCYYAQAWNLALCNKRLINNDFQAWIHGPVCPDLYRRYKNYGWTLINQEDLSSCSEQLRAEDINLLESVWTTYGAYDGQQLESLTHSETPWINARAGLGMWEQSQNIISDEDMRSFYLSIYIGD encoded by the coding sequence ATGTATTCGATTTTTTGTATTGCAAACTGGTTTTTAAGCAAAGAGGCAATGACTCCTAAAAAATTACAAAAATTATGTTATTATGCACAAGCATGGAATTTAGCTCTATGCAATAAAAGATTAATAAATAACGATTTTCAAGCGTGGATTCATGGACCTGTTTGCCCAGATTTATATCGTAGATATAAAAATTATGGTTGGACTTTAATAAATCAAGAAGATTTATCCTCTTGTTCTGAACAACTTCGAGCAGAAGATATAAATTTGCTTGAAAGTGTTTGGACAACTTATGGAGCATATGATGGTCAACAGTTAGAAAGTTTAACTCATTCAGAAACCCCTTGGATTAATGCTAGAGCAGGATTAGGAATGTGGGAACAATCTCAAAATATAATTTCAGATGAAGATATGAGAAGTTTTTATTTATCAATATATATTGGTGATTAA
- a CDS encoding MAG6450 family protein has protein sequence MKKKRNKNKKSSEIKDLKNVKGKILTNIQSNIEKKVEPLTVVPNIDHNYDISFQLYEENYQQVRLKDLSRSQLKDFNNLILEVIKCKTYEEFSRINRGKTNPDRNSKLYCHKFKEQIIHIGKSRNPFRLHGLLYDTSFKIICIDPKHEVNKE, from the coding sequence ATGAAAAAAAAGAGAAACAAAAATAAAAAATCATCTGAGATAAAGGATTTAAAAAATGTTAAAGGAAAGATATTAACAAATATACAAAGTAATATAGAAAAGAAAGTTGAACCTTTAACAGTTGTCCCTAATATTGATCATAATTATGATATTTCTTTTCAGCTTTATGAAGAAAACTATCAACAAGTTAGACTAAAAGATTTATCACGAAGCCAGTTAAAGGACTTTAATAACTTAATTTTAGAAGTAATAAAATGCAAAACTTATGAGGAGTTTTCTAGAATAAATAGAGGTAAAACTAACCCTGACAGAAATAGTAAATTATACTGTCATAAATTTAAAGAACAGATTATTCATATTGGAAAAAGTAGAAATCCATTTCGTTTACATGGTTTGTTATATGACACTTCTTTTAAAATCATATGTATTGACCCAAAGCATGAAGTAAATAAAGAATAA